A single genomic interval of Picosynechococcus sp. PCC 7003 harbors:
- a CDS encoding DUF4333 domain-containing protein, which translates to MIRFTNPFLQPLLHTIAPLAVLTLAGCSFSVEGLSFGFGNRTLDDEKLETEISQGLTDQTGLVTTTVTCPEGQAIEAGNVFSCEAALEGGQTLAIQVTQNDDEGNINWSADEGLANLRGLISSEALETQIAQGIAEQLNIEATIDCGAPYRILLTGETFNCTATDNSGNSASVEVTAEDDAGNVVWRLQ; encoded by the coding sequence ATGATTCGTTTCACAAATCCTTTCTTACAGCCGTTACTACATACCATTGCGCCCCTGGCTGTGCTGACCTTAGCTGGATGTTCTTTCTCCGTCGAGGGCTTATCTTTTGGTTTTGGGAACAGAACCCTCGATGATGAAAAACTCGAAACAGAAATCTCCCAGGGACTCACCGACCAAACGGGGTTAGTCACGACAACAGTCACTTGTCCTGAAGGTCAAGCCATCGAAGCGGGCAATGTGTTTAGCTGTGAGGCCGCCCTAGAAGGAGGGCAAACCCTTGCGATTCAAGTCACCCAAAATGATGACGAGGGCAATATCAATTGGAGTGCCGATGAGGGCCTCGCAAATCTCCGGGGGTTAATCTCCAGTGAGGCTTTAGAAACACAAATCGCCCAAGGCATTGCTGAACAGTTAAACATCGAGGCAACCATCGATTGTGGTGCTCCCTATCGGATCTTGCTCACCGGCGAAACTTTTAACTGCACGGCCACAGATAATTCTGGTAATTCGGCTTCTGTGGAAGTCACCGCCGAGGATGATGCGGGCAATGTGGTGTGGCGACTCCAGTAA
- the aroB gene encoding 3-dehydroquinate synthase — MDATTRVELGENSYDIAIAKGSLQQIGTFLRPLNLGQKVLIVSNPEIYGHYGETVAKSLQAAGFDVFTHLIPAGEQYKNLASIEKIYDTALENRLERASTMLALGGGVIGDMTGFAAATWLRGINFVQVPTSLLAMVDASVGGKTGVNHPQGKNLIGAFYQPKFVLIDPTVLKTLPVREFRAGMAEVIKYGVIWDADLFTKLEAAEQINSYETIDPDLLDLILERSCRAKAEVVSQDERESGLRAILNYGHTLGHAVESLTHYETFVHGEGVAIGMALAGAIATRMNLWTTVETQRQDALIKKAGLPTECPNDLAIAKILDTLQSDKKVKSGKVRFILPTKIGEVLITDQVTADLITDVLASVPAS; from the coding sequence ATGGACGCAACAACGCGGGTAGAACTGGGAGAAAATAGCTACGACATTGCGATCGCCAAAGGTAGCCTCCAACAGATCGGGACGTTTCTCCGCCCCCTCAACCTGGGTCAGAAAGTCTTGATTGTCTCCAACCCAGAAATCTATGGCCACTACGGCGAAACCGTCGCAAAATCTCTCCAGGCCGCTGGCTTTGACGTTTTTACTCACCTAATTCCCGCTGGAGAACAGTATAAAAATCTGGCTTCCATTGAAAAAATTTACGATACCGCCCTCGAAAATCGCCTTGAACGCGCTTCGACAATGCTGGCCCTTGGGGGTGGCGTCATCGGTGACATGACTGGGTTTGCGGCGGCTACTTGGCTCCGGGGCATTAACTTCGTCCAGGTACCCACAAGCCTATTGGCAATGGTGGATGCGTCCGTCGGCGGCAAAACAGGGGTCAACCATCCCCAAGGAAAAAATTTAATTGGCGCGTTCTACCAACCGAAATTTGTCCTCATCGATCCGACGGTGCTCAAAACTTTACCTGTGCGAGAATTCCGGGCGGGCATGGCGGAAGTGATTAAATATGGCGTGATTTGGGATGCTGATCTCTTTACCAAACTCGAAGCCGCTGAACAGATTAATAGCTACGAAACCATTGACCCCGATTTGCTGGATTTGATCCTCGAGCGTTCCTGTCGAGCGAAGGCGGAAGTGGTTAGCCAAGATGAACGGGAATCGGGGCTGCGGGCGATTTTGAACTACGGTCACACCCTCGGTCACGCCGTCGAAAGCCTAACCCACTACGAAACCTTTGTCCACGGAGAAGGAGTCGCCATTGGTATGGCCTTAGCTGGGGCGATCGCCACCCGGATGAATCTCTGGACGACTGTCGAAACCCAACGCCAAGATGCCTTAATCAAAAAAGCAGGTCTGCCCACCGAATGTCCGAATGATTTAGCGATCGCCAAGATTCTCGACACTCTCCAGAGCGATAAAAAGGTGAAGTCGGGGAAAGTGCGGTTTATCCTCCCGACCAAAATCGGCGAAGTTTTGATCACCGATCAGGTTACCGCCGACCTTATTACCGACGTTTTAGCGTCTGTTCCCGCCAGTTAA
- the gshB gene encoding glutathione synthase: MKLAFILDPIANLDPCHDTTVAFMEAAQLLGHEVWITTMEQLSVVDHQAWATVQAVELEPVRLENGLWIAEEHWFRLGERKLLPLTEMNAVFMRTDPPVTAAYLYATYILDLLIPTKTLVLNNPQGIRAANEKLYALRFPTVIPASIITTEKAVARQFIAAKGKAVLKPLGGKAGEGILLIEKGDRNFNSLVEISTKQGKEPVMVQEFLPAAQEGDKRLIVLDGEPIGAVNRIPTGDDFRGNMAVGGRIAQVNITARDREIAATLAPQLRADGLYFVGLDIIGGYVTEVNVTSPTGVREADRLDGVSLGKQVIEWVAAQTSP, translated from the coding sequence GTGAAACTGGCCTTTATCCTCGATCCCATTGCCAACCTTGACCCCTGCCATGATACGACGGTGGCTTTTATGGAAGCAGCCCAGCTCCTCGGCCATGAGGTTTGGATTACGACCATGGAGCAGTTGAGCGTGGTAGACCATCAGGCCTGGGCAACGGTGCAGGCAGTGGAATTAGAGCCAGTGCGTTTGGAAAATGGCCTCTGGATCGCTGAGGAACATTGGTTTCGCCTCGGAGAACGGAAATTATTGCCCCTCACGGAAATGAACGCGGTCTTTATGCGCACCGATCCCCCCGTGACCGCCGCCTACCTCTATGCCACCTACATTTTGGATTTGCTCATCCCCACCAAAACTCTGGTGTTAAATAACCCTCAAGGGATCCGCGCCGCCAACGAAAAACTCTATGCCCTCCGGTTCCCAACGGTGATTCCCGCCAGTATTATCACCACAGAAAAAGCAGTGGCGCGACAATTTATCGCAGCTAAAGGCAAGGCCGTTTTAAAGCCCCTCGGTGGGAAAGCTGGGGAAGGCATTTTGCTTATCGAAAAAGGCGATCGCAATTTCAATTCCCTTGTGGAAATCAGCACCAAGCAAGGCAAAGAGCCGGTGATGGTACAGGAATTTTTGCCCGCCGCCCAGGAAGGCGATAAGCGTCTGATCGTCCTAGATGGGGAACCCATTGGGGCCGTGAATCGGATTCCAACGGGGGATGATTTCCGGGGCAATATGGCCGTCGGCGGTCGCATCGCCCAGGTGAATATTACAGCGCGCGACCGGGAAATTGCCGCAACCTTAGCCCCCCAACTCAGGGCCGATGGGCTGTATTTTGTCGGCCTCGATATTATTGGCGGCTATGTGACGGAGGTGAATGTCACCAGTCCCACAGGTGTCCGGGAAGCCGATCGCCTCGATGGGGTCTCCCTTGGTAAGCAAGTGATCGAATGGGTTGCGGCGCAGACATCCCCCTAA
- a CDS encoding YiaA/YiaB family inner membrane protein, which yields MATPKFDAPATHTNAWIFQTWLAFILSLSAMGVGIYLLPLNGWMKSYLGMGFVFSISSTISLAKTTRDLEESKRIFNRVDEAKLEKLLAEYDPFNK from the coding sequence ATGGCCACTCCTAAATTTGATGCCCCAGCCACCCACACCAACGCTTGGATTTTTCAAACCTGGCTAGCGTTTATTTTGTCCCTCAGTGCGATGGGCGTCGGCATTTATCTATTGCCCCTCAACGGCTGGATGAAAAGCTACCTAGGCATGGGGTTTGTTTTTTCGATTAGCTCCACCATTAGCTTGGCGAAGACCACCAGGGATTTGGAAGAATCAAAACGGATTTTCAATCGGGTTGACGAGGCCAAACTCGAAAAATTGTTGGCAGAATATGATCCTTTCAATAAATAG